From [Clostridium] symbiosum, a single genomic window includes:
- a CDS encoding NAD(P)/FAD-dependent oxidoreductase — translation MKKQVIIIGAGASGMTAAIFAARQGADVTLLEHTDRVGKKILSTGNGKCNLSNRVMDENCFRSGKSDFPMNVISRFTVEETLCFFRDLGIVPKDKNGYLYPNSGQAASVLDALRSELIHRSVHVITECQIEKISYREQGGKRFEVTASKGKFSSDSLILATGSKAAPGTGSDGSGYKLAEQFGHRVIKPLPALVQLRCREKFYKQISGVRTEASVALFCNGKEMARDQGELQLTDYGISGIPVFQVSRFASRALDQGKKVTGVLDFYPEETYEKTRKMIRERSLSCAHKTMEEFFTGWFHKKLSALFIKLAGIEPQRPVKLLTEEEIGRLTGIIKEFRTEITAANPFENAQICCGGVDVCGIDPETMESNKKKGLYLIGELLDVDGICGGYNLQWAWSTGAIAGTHAGL, via the coding sequence ATGAAAAAACAGGTTATCATCATCGGAGCCGGGGCTTCCGGCATGACGGCGGCCATATTTGCCGCCAGACAGGGCGCGGACGTGACTCTGTTAGAACACACGGACCGCGTTGGCAAAAAGATTCTTTCCACAGGGAATGGGAAATGTAACCTGTCAAACCGTGTAATGGATGAAAATTGCTTCAGAAGCGGGAAATCCGATTTCCCGATGAATGTAATCAGCCGTTTCACCGTGGAGGAAACTCTCTGTTTCTTCCGTGATCTCGGCATTGTCCCTAAAGATAAAAATGGATACCTGTACCCGAATTCCGGACAGGCGGCCTCTGTTCTCGACGCACTCCGTTCGGAGCTTATCCACCGCAGCGTGCATGTCATTACAGAGTGCCAAATCGAGAAAATTTCTTACAGGGAACAGGGAGGAAAGAGGTTTGAAGTTACTGCCTCAAAGGGCAAATTTTCTTCCGACTCCCTGATTCTCGCCACCGGCTCGAAGGCGGCGCCGGGCACTGGTTCCGACGGGAGCGGATACAAACTTGCAGAGCAGTTTGGACACCGTGTCATAAAACCCCTTCCCGCCCTCGTACAGCTGCGCTGCCGGGAGAAGTTCTACAAACAGATCTCCGGGGTCCGGACGGAGGCTTCCGTCGCCCTTTTCTGTAACGGAAAAGAGATGGCAAGGGATCAGGGGGAGCTTCAACTGACCGATTACGGAATTTCAGGCATCCCTGTGTTCCAGGTCAGCCGTTTTGCGTCAAGGGCTCTCGACCAGGGCAAAAAAGTCACCGGGGTCCTGGATTTTTATCCGGAGGAGACGTACGAAAAAACCCGCAAAATGATAAGAGAGCGGAGCTTAAGCTGCGCCCATAAGACAATGGAGGAATTTTTTACGGGCTGGTTCCATAAAAAGCTCTCTGCGCTGTTTATCAAGCTGGCAGGAATCGAGCCGCAGAGGCCGGTGAAACTTCTGACTGAGGAGGAGATAGGGCGGCTGACCGGCATAATCAAGGAGTTCCGCACGGAAATTACGGCTGCCAATCCCTTTGAGAATGCCCAGATCTGCTGCGGCGGAGTGGATGTATGCGGGATTGATCCCGAGACGATGGAATCTAATAAAAAGAAAGGCCTGTATCTGATAGGAGAACTATTGGATGTGGATGGTATCTGCGGAGGATACAATCTGCAATGGGCGTGGAGCACCGGAGCAATCGCCGGGACTCACGCAGGACTGTAA
- a CDS encoding Fic family protein, with protein sequence MTLENKLGISDSTELARAEEKLSKKKAVELFESGLLDRLQAGTYNALAEIHRHLFEDIYGFAGKVRDVNIAKGTFRFAPVMYLQAAIENVEKMPQSTFDEIIEKYVEMNVVHPFREGNGRSTRIWLDQMLKKELNLVIDWSKIDKDDYLLAMERSPIKDIEIKHLLNQALTDRVSDRELYMKGIDHSYYYEGYFVYKAEEL encoded by the coding sequence ATGACACTTGAAAACAAATTGGGCATCAGTGATTCTACAGAACTTGCAAGAGCGGAAGAAAAACTCAGCAAGAAAAAAGCCGTGGAATTATTCGAAAGCGGCCTTTTAGACAGATTACAAGCAGGAACCTATAATGCGCTCGCTGAAATTCATCGGCATCTATTTGAAGATATCTATGGATTTGCAGGAAAAGTACGGGATGTTAACATCGCCAAAGGCACCTTCCGGTTTGCCCCGGTTATGTACCTGCAGGCTGCAATAGAAAACGTAGAGAAAATGCCGCAGTCTACCTTCGATGAAATAATCGAAAAATACGTAGAAATGAATGTGGTACATCCATTCCGGGAAGGCAATGGCCGAAGCACAAGAATATGGTTGGATCAGATGCTGAAAAAAGAGTTAAACCTGGTCATAGACTGGAGCAAGATAGACAAAGACGACTATCTTCTCGCCATGGAGAGAAGCCCCATAAAAGACATTGAAATAAAACATCTCCTCAATCAGGCCCTGACAGACAGGGTAAGCGACAGAGAACTTTACATGAAAGGAATCGATCACAGCTATTATTACGAGGGCTACTTTGTATACAAAGCAGAAGAACTGTAA
- a CDS encoding FAD-dependent oxidoreductase yields MIRINQLKLPVNHTEADLKKKAARMMRIPEDKILSLTPVRQSLDARKKNELLYIYSLNAAVSGKESAVIKNAKNVNVLFDKEKAYCFPKHGEEPLKERPVIIGFGPAGMFCGLMLARAGFAPLILERGEDVDSRAKRVNGFWAGGALNPESNVQFGEGGAGTFSDGKLNTLVKDPSGRNKKVLEILAEAGADPSITYVNKPHVGTDVLSLVVKNIRQEIIRLGGEIRFNCKMTDFTDENGQLTSITASQRQEDGSFKEEIIPAQAVVLAIGHSARDTFAMLAGKELDLQAKAFAVGLRIQHPQSQINLSQYGMENPGSLGAASYKLTKQTSSGRGVYSFCMCPGGFVVNASSEEGRLAVNGMSNHDRAGKNANSALIVTVTPEDFPDNEPLGGVSFQRNLEEAAYRAGNGKIPIQLYKDFKKGAVSDAFGDVEPAFKGGYSFANLRDVMPEPLSDALIEGINSFGRIISGFDRDDAILAGIESRTSSPVRIPRDEGLESRVRGLYPCGEGAGYAGGITSAAMDGLRAAETIVSRFSSVFIS; encoded by the coding sequence ATGATTCGTATTAACCAGTTAAAACTGCCTGTCAATCACACGGAGGCGGACCTTAAGAAAAAAGCAGCCAGGATGATGCGGATCCCGGAGGATAAAATTCTTTCCCTCACTCCGGTCAGACAGTCCCTGGACGCCAGAAAGAAAAATGAACTGCTGTACATATATTCGCTGAATGCCGCCGTCTCCGGCAAGGAGAGCGCCGTCATTAAAAATGCGAAAAACGTAAATGTGCTTTTCGATAAGGAAAAGGCGTACTGTTTCCCGAAGCATGGGGAAGAACCGCTTAAGGAACGGCCCGTCATTATCGGATTCGGTCCGGCCGGTATGTTCTGCGGCCTGATGCTTGCAAGGGCCGGATTTGCGCCTCTGATTCTGGAACGCGGAGAGGACGTCGACTCCCGTGCGAAAAGAGTAAACGGGTTCTGGGCGGGCGGAGCTTTAAATCCCGAGTCCAACGTCCAGTTCGGTGAGGGCGGCGCCGGGACATTTTCAGACGGAAAACTGAATACCCTGGTAAAAGACCCGTCGGGCAGAAATAAAAAGGTGCTGGAAATCCTCGCTGAAGCAGGCGCGGATCCTTCTATTACTTATGTGAATAAACCTCACGTCGGCACGGATGTCCTGAGCCTTGTCGTGAAAAATATCAGGCAGGAAATCATCCGCCTGGGCGGAGAAATACGTTTCAACTGTAAGATGACCGATTTTACCGATGAAAACGGGCAGCTTACCTCCATCACCGCATCACAGAGACAGGAGGATGGCTCATTTAAGGAAGAAATCATCCCGGCGCAGGCCGTAGTCCTTGCCATCGGGCACAGCGCCCGCGACACCTTCGCCATGCTGGCGGGAAAAGAACTGGATCTGCAGGCAAAAGCATTTGCGGTGGGACTCAGGATTCAGCATCCCCAGAGCCAGATTAACCTTTCACAGTACGGAATGGAAAATCCCGGCTCCCTGGGAGCCGCCAGCTACAAGCTGACAAAGCAGACCTCGTCGGGCCGCGGCGTGTATTCCTTCTGCATGTGTCCGGGAGGCTTTGTCGTCAATGCGTCGTCGGAGGAAGGCAGACTCGCCGTCAACGGCATGAGCAACCACGACCGGGCCGGAAAAAATGCAAACAGCGCCCTCATCGTCACGGTGACGCCGGAGGATTTTCCGGACAATGAGCCTCTGGGAGGCGTGTCGTTCCAGAGGAACCTGGAGGAGGCGGCATACCGCGCGGGAAACGGTAAAATTCCGATCCAGCTTTACAAAGACTTTAAGAAGGGCGCCGTGTCGGACGCCTTTGGCGATGTAGAACCCGCCTTTAAGGGCGGCTATTCCTTTGCAAATCTCCGCGATGTGATGCCTGAGCCGCTGTCGGACGCCCTGATAGAAGGGATAAACAGTTTCGGACGCATCATATCGGGCTTTGACCGGGACGACGCGATTCTGGCAGGCATTGAAAGCCGCACCTCATCACCGGTCCGCATCCCCAGGGACGAGGGCCTGGAAAGCCGTGTCAGGGGACTCTATCCGTGCGGAGAGGGAGCGGGATATGCCGGAGGCATCACCTCGGCCGCGATGGACGGCCTCAGGGCGGCGGAAACAATCGTTTCCAGATTTTCCTCCGTTTTTATATCATAG